The Crocosphaera subtropica ATCC 51142 genome includes a window with the following:
- a CDS encoding lysylphosphatidylglycerol synthase domain-containing protein, with protein sequence MSSTKAYLKWIVLGITLFFIVSTFRNHWQAVTEITINSQGWLFLLLALIITLLAHIWSAFVWIKILYLFKQSCSYKWGLKIYLVTNIYKYLPGNVGHFYGRINAVSKQGVSLSVASLSVLLEPLLMAAAALFIALLSHSIGIIETTKNLTILFLQCFLLISVLVGIHPFIINGLLRFIKKIKSKDNQETETIYVQKYPGIILIGEIIFLLLRGLGFILALMAFMSISFQQIPIIISAFSFAWLLGLVIPGAPGGLGVFEATIIALLETSSLPIGIVLTTIAIFRIISILAEVIGAGLGYLGFQSNS encoded by the coding sequence ATGTCATCAACCAAAGCTTATTTAAAGTGGATAGTCCTAGGGATTACCTTATTTTTTATTGTTTCTACCTTTAGAAATCATTGGCAAGCTGTCACAGAAATCACAATTAATTCTCAAGGATGGCTGTTTTTATTGTTAGCTTTAATTATTACTTTATTGGCACATATTTGGTCAGCTTTTGTTTGGATAAAAATACTTTATTTATTTAAACAGTCTTGTTCGTATAAATGGGGTTTGAAAATATATTTAGTCACTAATATTTATAAGTATTTACCTGGAAATGTTGGTCATTTTTATGGTCGTATTAATGCTGTTTCTAAGCAAGGTGTTTCTTTATCGGTGGCTAGTTTAAGTGTCTTGTTAGAACCATTATTAATGGCGGCGGCTGCGTTATTTATTGCTTTATTAAGTCATAGTATTGGTATTATTGAAACTACGAAAAACTTGACTATCTTATTTTTACAATGCTTTCTCTTAATTAGTGTTTTAGTTGGAATTCACCCTTTTATTATTAATGGACTTCTTCGCTTTATTAAAAAGATAAAATCCAAAGACAATCAAGAAACAGAAACCATCTATGTACAGAAATATCCTGGTATCATTTTAATAGGAGAAATTATATTTTTATTATTAAGAGGATTAGGATTTATTTTAGCTTTAATGGCCTTTATGTCTATCTCTTTTCAACAAATACCCATTATTATTAGTGCCTTTAGCTTTGCTTGGTTACTAGGTTTAGTTATTCCTGGTGCGCCTGGGGGTTTAGGGGTTTTTGAAGCAACAATTATCGCGTTATTAGAAACATCATCTCTACCCATCGGCATCGTTTTAACCACCATTGCTATTTTCAGAATTATTAGTATTTTAGCCGAAGTAATCGGAGCAGGATTAGGTTATTTAGGGTTTCAAAGCAATAGTTAG
- the alaS gene encoding alanine--tRNA ligase, which translates to MTTTAPFLTGNQIRDRFLQFYAQHNHQILPSASLVPEDPTVLLTIAGMLPFKPIFLGQKQPDFPRATTSQKCIRTNDIENVGRTARHHTFFEMLGNFSFGDYFKEQAIKWAWELSTKVYRLPPENIVVSVFEKDDEAFKLWEEMIGIPPQRIKRMGEKDNFWKAGPTGPCGPCSELYYDFHPELGEDNIDLEDDSRFIEFYNLVFMEYNRDAEGNLAPLQNKNIDTGMGLERMAQILQKVPNNYETDLIFPIIETAANIANIDYQKATEKTKVSLKVIGDHVRSVVHMIADGITASNTDRGYVLRRLIRRVVRHGRLIGIEGQFIKQVAETAIELSENAYPQVRERESFIKGELEREETAFLKTLERGEKLLAEIIEKTETQGQISGVDAFTLYDTYGFPLELTQEIAEESNLTVNIEEFEAEMRQQQERSKAAHETIDLTVQGSLDKLAEHIHPTAFLGYTDLQLTAKVEAVLIQGKTVDTAEAGSEVQIVLDQTPFYGESGGQIGDRGFLTGENLVIRVEDVQKESGIFVHFGRVERGSVSVNDQVTATIDRACRRQVQANHTATHLLQAALKKVVDKSISQAGSLVAFDRLRFDFNCPRAVTSEELQEIEDLINTWIAEAHETEIAVMPIETAKEKGAIAMFGEKYGSEVRVIDVPGVSMELCGGTHVKNTAEIGLFKIMSESGISSGVRRIEAVAGPAVLEYLKVRETVVKDLCDRFKIKPEEISDRITTLQSELKTTQKELEAVKQDLAVAKSDQLLTEAESIGEFKLLVSDMGEMDAKALQTAAERLQQKLGEGAVILGSIPSEGKVSLVAAFSKKVNQEKQLQAGKFIGQIAKICGGGGGGRPNLAQAGGREPSKLSEALLTAKEQLTESLK; encoded by the coding sequence ATGACCACAACTGCACCCTTTCTGACTGGAAATCAAATACGCGATCGCTTTTTACAATTTTACGCTCAACACAATCACCAAATTTTGCCCAGTGCTTCTCTAGTTCCTGAAGATCCCACTGTCCTCCTCACCATCGCCGGGATGCTTCCGTTTAAACCCATTTTTCTCGGCCAAAAACAGCCAGACTTTCCTCGTGCTACCACGTCTCAAAAGTGTATTAGAACCAATGATATTGAAAATGTGGGACGCACCGCTAGACATCATACCTTCTTTGAAATGTTGGGTAATTTTAGTTTTGGGGACTATTTCAAAGAACAAGCGATTAAATGGGCCTGGGAACTGTCTACGAAAGTGTATCGGTTACCCCCAGAAAATATTGTGGTGAGTGTGTTTGAAAAGGACGATGAAGCCTTTAAATTGTGGGAAGAAATGATCGGTATTCCTCCCCAACGCATTAAACGCATGGGAGAAAAAGATAACTTTTGGAAAGCTGGCCCCACTGGTCCTTGTGGTCCTTGTTCAGAACTATATTATGACTTTCATCCCGAATTAGGAGAGGATAATATTGATCTAGAAGATGATTCTCGGTTTATCGAGTTTTATAACTTGGTATTTATGGAATATAACCGAGATGCTGAGGGAAATTTAGCCCCATTACAAAACAAAAATATTGATACGGGAATGGGGTTAGAACGGATGGCCCAAATCTTACAAAAAGTTCCCAATAATTATGAGACGGATCTCATTTTTCCCATTATTGAAACGGCTGCTAACATTGCTAACATTGACTACCAAAAAGCGACAGAAAAAACAAAAGTTTCTTTAAAAGTAATTGGGGATCATGTGCGGTCAGTGGTTCACATGATTGCTGATGGAATTACTGCATCGAACACTGATAGAGGTTATGTTTTACGTCGTTTAATTCGACGGGTAGTGCGTCATGGCCGCTTAATTGGAATTGAAGGGCAATTTATCAAGCAAGTGGCAGAAACGGCTATCGAACTTTCTGAAAACGCTTACCCCCAAGTTAGGGAAAGGGAAAGCTTTATTAAAGGAGAATTAGAACGGGAAGAAACCGCTTTCTTAAAAACCTTAGAACGAGGAGAAAAATTACTCGCTGAAATCATTGAAAAAACCGAGACACAAGGGCAAATTTCAGGGGTAGATGCCTTTACCTTATATGATACCTATGGCTTTCCTTTAGAACTCACCCAAGAAATTGCAGAAGAAAGCAATTTAACCGTGAATATAGAAGAATTTGAAGCAGAAATGAGGCAGCAACAAGAACGATCAAAAGCTGCCCATGAAACCATTGATTTAACGGTACAAGGTAGCTTAGATAAATTAGCTGAACATATCCATCCGACGGCATTTTTAGGCTATACTGACTTACAATTAACTGCTAAAGTTGAAGCGGTTTTAATTCAAGGAAAAACCGTTGACACAGCCGAAGCCGGATCAGAGGTTCAAATCGTATTAGATCAGACTCCATTTTACGGAGAATCAGGGGGACAGATAGGTGATCGGGGATTTCTGACAGGAGAAAATTTAGTGATTCGTGTCGAGGATGTTCAAAAAGAATCAGGTATTTTTGTTCATTTTGGTCGGGTAGAAAGGGGCAGTGTTTCCGTTAATGATCAGGTCACAGCTACCATTGATCGGGCTTGTCGTCGTCAGGTACAAGCGAATCATACCGCAACCCATTTATTACAGGCAGCTTTGAAGAAAGTTGTCGATAAGTCTATCTCTCAAGCGGGTTCCTTAGTGGCTTTTGATCGATTGAGATTTGACTTTAATTGTCCCCGTGCGGTAACCTCAGAAGAATTACAAGAAATTGAGGATTTAATTAATACTTGGATCGCTGAGGCACACGAGACAGAAATCGCAGTGATGCCCATTGAAACTGCTAAAGAAAAAGGGGCGATCGCTATGTTTGGTGAAAAATACGGATCAGAAGTTCGAGTGATCGATGTGCCTGGAGTTTCTATGGAATTGTGTGGGGGAACTCATGTTAAAAATACCGCAGAAATTGGCTTGTTTAAAATTATGTCAGAAAGCGGTATTTCTTCAGGGGTAAGACGTATTGAAGCGGTGGCCGGACCAGCGGTTTTAGAGTATTTAAAAGTACGGGAAACGGTGGTTAAGGATCTCTGCGATCGCTTTAAAATTAAACCCGAAGAAATTAGCGATCGTATTACTACTTTACAGTCTGAACTCAAAACCACTCAAAAGGAATTAGAAGCGGTTAAACAAGACCTGGCTGTAGCCAAATCTGACCAATTATTAACCGAAGCTGAGTCCATTGGTGAGTTTAAACTTTTGGTTTCAGACATGGGAGAAATGGACGCAAAAGCTTTGCAAACCGCAGCGGAAAGATTACAGCAAAAACTAGGAGAAGGAGCGGTTATTTTAGGGTCAATTCCCTCAGAAGGAAAAGTGAGTTTAGTAGCAGCTTTTAGTAAAAAAGTCAATCAAGAAAAGCAACTTCAAGCTGGAAAATTCATCGGACAAATTGCTAAAATATGCGGGGGTGGCGGTGGCGGTCGTCCTAACTTAGCCCAAGCTGGAGGGCGAGAACCCAGTAAACTATCTGAAGCCTTATTAACTGCTAAAGAGCAGCTAACAGAAAGCTTAAAGTAA
- a CDS encoding Uma2 family endonuclease: protein METLSPYLKLPKDELIYDDGEPLETNRHRIAMNVLIDSVYQALLPREDFFAGGNMFVYYSATQRMNRDFRGPDFFVTLNVDGTLDRKAWIVWQENGRYPDVIVELMSDSTANIDKTDKKNLYEQIFKTREYYIYDPYDASSLQGWRLNGQQTYSEIIVDQRGWLFCETLQLYLGTWEGKVLNESAFWLRFYDLQGNLVLLPKEEAEIEHQRAEMERQRADSERQQAETERQRAETERQRAERLAARLKELGIDPNEI from the coding sequence ATGGAAACCCTTTCCCCCTATCTTAAGTTACCCAAAGATGAACTCATTTATGATGACGGAGAACCCTTGGAAACAAACCGCCACCGCATTGCGATGAATGTTTTAATTGACTCGGTTTATCAAGCATTATTGCCCCGTGAGGACTTTTTTGCTGGCGGTAATATGTTTGTTTATTATAGTGCTACCCAACGAATGAATCGAGATTTTCGAGGGCCTGATTTTTTTGTCACTTTGAATGTAGATGGGACTCTAGATCGCAAAGCTTGGATTGTTTGGCAAGAAAATGGGCGTTATCCTGATGTTATTGTGGAGTTAATGTCTGATTCTACAGCGAATATTGATAAAACAGACAAAAAAAACCTTTATGAGCAAATTTTTAAAACAAGAGAATATTATATTTATGATCCTTATGATGCCAGTTCTTTGCAAGGATGGCGGTTAAATGGACAGCAAACCTATAGCGAGATTATAGTCGATCAACGAGGATGGTTATTTTGTGAGACGTTACAGTTATATTTAGGAACTTGGGAAGGAAAGGTATTAAATGAGTCCGCTTTTTGGCTAAGATTTTACGATTTACAGGGAAATTTAGTCTTATTACCGAAGGAAGAAGCAGAAATTGAACATCAACGGGCAGAAATGGAACGTCAACGGGCTGACTCTGAACGACAACAAGCAGAAACCGAACGGCAACGGGCAGAAACTGAAAGGCAACGGGCAGAACGTTTAGCAGCAAGATTAAAAGAATTAGGGATTGATCCTAATGAAATTTAG
- a CDS encoding ISAs1-like element ISCysp6 family transposase — protein MAKGFADQKQSSKKKKEKGNIASIDEIQNNLLGYVKEIEDPRVQRSKKHLLKDVLAIAILAVIAGSQGWEDMENYGIAKQEWLSEFLELPHGIPSDDTFRRVFERIDPESLQKCLQKWVQSIMNSIQGEIIPIDGKTLRGSYDRNAGQCALHTVTAWASQQSLVLGQVKVENYSNEITAIPALLELLDITGSIITIDAMGTQTSIIQQICRQKADYIVTLKANHPTLFSQVKQWFTDTQNNGWDGIEHDYYKSVTKGHHRTEKRYVWAIPVAAMGELYQQQQWHGLQTIVVVERIRHLWNKTTHDIQFYLTSLPPNAQFLCHAIRTHWSIENNLHWTLDVTFSEDQCRIRSEYSPQNFALLRRLALNVLHQEKTFKRSLRQKMKQAAMNNNYMMTVLNSFCQADFR, from the coding sequence ATGGCCAAGGGGTTTGCAGACCAAAAACAATCTAGTAAGAAAAAAAAGGAAAAGGGAAATATAGCATCTATTGATGAAATCCAAAACAATTTATTAGGCTATGTCAAAGAAATAGAAGATCCTAGAGTACAAAGAAGCAAAAAACACCTCCTTAAAGATGTATTGGCGATCGCTATATTGGCAGTCATTGCAGGGTCCCAAGGTTGGGAAGATATGGAGAACTATGGTATCGCAAAACAGGAGTGGTTATCAGAGTTTCTAGAACTCCCTCACGGAATCCCGAGTGATGACACATTTAGAAGAGTTTTTGAGAGAATTGATCCAGAATCGCTGCAAAAATGCCTACAAAAATGGGTTCAATCTATAATGAATTCAATTCAAGGAGAAATTATCCCCATCGATGGCAAAACATTAAGGGGTTCTTACGATCGCAACGCCGGACAGTGCGCTTTACATACGGTCACAGCGTGGGCATCCCAGCAGAGTCTGGTGTTAGGACAAGTCAAAGTTGAAAACTACTCCAATGAAATTACGGCCATTCCTGCCTTACTCGAACTATTAGACATTACAGGCTCGATCATTACCATTGATGCAATGGGAACTCAAACCAGCATTATCCAACAAATTTGTCGGCAAAAAGCTGACTACATTGTTACTCTCAAAGCTAACCATCCTACTTTATTTTCTCAAGTCAAGCAATGGTTTACTGATACCCAAAACAATGGCTGGGATGGCATTGAACATGATTACTACAAAAGTGTAACCAAGGGCCACCACCGCACCGAGAAACGATACGTTTGGGCTATACCAGTAGCAGCTATGGGAGAGCTTTACCAGCAACAACAATGGCATGGACTGCAAACTATTGTCGTAGTCGAACGCATCCGTCACTTGTGGAACAAGACTACCCACGATATTCAGTTTTATCTGACCTCTTTACCTCCCAATGCCCAATTCCTTTGCCATGCGATCCGCACCCATTGGAGCATTGAGAATAACCTTCATTGGACACTCGATGTCACTTTTTCTGAAGATCAATGCCGTATTCGGTCAGAATATAGTCCACAGAACTTTGCTCTTCTAAGACGATTGGCTCTTAATGTTCTCCATCAAGAAAAAACATTTAAACGTAGTCTTCGCCAGAAAATGAAGCAAGCTGCTATGAACAACAACTATATGATGACTGTTCTCAATTCCTTCTGTCAAGCGGATTTTAGATGA
- a CDS encoding isocitrate lyase/phosphoenolpyruvate mutase family protein: MNSAKTLRQLLDKPGIIAAPAVYDCIGSKLAQKAEFSFIFTSGFGMSASLLGLPDLGFLTRVSSSKMV; this comes from the coding sequence ATGAACTCAGCAAAAACGTTACGCCAACTATTAGATAAACCTGGCATTATTGCAGCCCCTGCTGTTTATGATTGTATCGGATCTAAGTTGGCCCAAAAAGCAGAATTTTCTTTTATTTTTACCAGTGGGTTTGGGATGTCAGCCTCTTTATTAGGACTGCCTGATCTGGGTTTTTTAACCAGGGTAAGCTCATCTAAAATGGTATAA
- a CDS encoding sensor histidine kinase has protein sequence MFLIKSFPNVKQLSHLSSLRLRLTVGIAAMSILGLSGVVLWISWQMQSILVVTHKNNTRYIVGRFPADVEIYSDMVSVEEGTQKAIDNLSNPQTLLWVKTPQGKIFAQSQALQMGMTGSNLVSLTNIPPQPELQKVNNRYWLLCSTQLVVKGVTLGDFYIAQDITKDQMMFWRVMRSLLMISIIATIVMTIAIAWYIQTSLTPLKRMSQMTKDISPETLGEVQIQLENAPSEVKELAGTLQTTLTRLSHAWDNQRQLVSNVSHELRTPLTVVSGYLQSTLRRGNNLTDMQREALETASSEADRTVQLLQDLLDLARAEHGGMYFNLETIVLNELLTELEGMVHQYPIPVKLSLPDQLIKVKGDKNRLKQVFLNLIDNAVKYSHSPEPITLKLSHNKQQAKIEVCDRGVGIPLADQTRIFERFYRVDEARSRNVGGTGLGLSIVKTLVEGMGGSINVISQLNQGTTFVILLPLS, from the coding sequence ATGTTCCTCATCAAATCGTTCCCTAATGTGAAACAACTTTCTCATCTGAGTTCTTTACGACTTCGACTAACCGTAGGAATTGCTGCGATGTCGATTTTAGGATTAAGTGGCGTGGTACTTTGGATTAGTTGGCAAATGCAGAGTATCCTAGTTGTTACTCATAAAAATAATACACGCTACATTGTCGGTCGCTTTCCTGCTGATGTAGAAATCTATAGCGATATGGTTTCAGTAGAAGAGGGAACCCAAAAAGCCATTGATAACCTGTCGAACCCTCAAACTTTATTATGGGTGAAAACCCCTCAAGGAAAAATTTTTGCTCAGTCTCAAGCTTTACAAATGGGGATGACAGGCAGTAATTTAGTCTCGTTGACAAATATTCCCCCACAACCAGAATTACAAAAGGTTAATAACCGTTATTGGTTGTTATGTTCGACGCAATTAGTGGTAAAAGGGGTAACCCTTGGAGATTTTTATATTGCTCAAGATATTACCAAAGATCAGATGATGTTTTGGCGTGTGATGCGTAGTCTGCTAATGATTAGTATCATTGCAACTATCGTGATGACAATAGCCATTGCTTGGTACATCCAGACTTCTTTGACACCCCTAAAGCGCATGAGTCAGATGACAAAGGATATTTCCCCGGAAACCCTAGGAGAAGTTCAAATTCAATTAGAAAATGCTCCTAGTGAGGTCAAAGAATTAGCCGGAACCCTACAAACTACCCTAACTCGTCTTTCTCATGCTTGGGACAATCAACGTCAGTTAGTCAGCAATGTTTCCCACGAGTTACGCACGCCGTTAACCGTAGTGTCTGGCTATTTACAAAGTACCTTACGACGGGGTAATAATTTGACGGATATGCAACGAGAAGCCTTAGAAACCGCTTCATCGGAAGCTGATCGTACCGTTCAATTATTACAGGATTTGTTAGATTTAGCTAGGGCTGAACATGGAGGGATGTATTTTAACCTAGAAACCATTGTCCTTAATGAGTTATTAACGGAACTCGAGGGAATGGTGCATCAATATCCTATCCCTGTAAAGCTTTCTCTCCCTGATCAATTGATCAAGGTAAAAGGGGATAAAAATCGCCTCAAACAAGTATTTTTAAACTTAATTGACAACGCCGTTAAATATTCCCATTCCCCTGAACCCATTACCCTTAAATTGAGTCACAATAAACAACAGGCAAAGATAGAAGTGTGCGATCGCGGTGTGGGTATTCCTTTAGCGGATCAAACTCGCATCTTTGAGCGATTTTATCGGGTAGATGAAGCCAGAAGTCGTAATGTTGGGGGAACCGGACTCGGTTTATCTATCGTCAAAACATTAGTAGAAGGGATGGGGGGAAGCATTAACGTTATTTCTCAACTCAATCAAGGCACAACCTTTGTAATTCTGTTACCCTTGTCTTGA
- a CDS encoding L-threonylcarbamoyladenylate synthase has translation MAILYDLHPENPQPRRIDEICDSLRKGAIMLYPTDTVYAIGCDLNSKSAVQRVRQLKQLSNDKPLTFLCSSLSNISEYAGVTDEAYRIMKRVIPGPYTFLLPATKAVPKLVMSPKRKTTGIRVPDHPICQAILTELNNPIISTSAHLPDEEGEFPTIGLEKARLFDILESQVDMIIDNSLEPGFDVSTILDMTSDPPSIIRQGLGWEALQNWVTVEV, from the coding sequence ATGGCTATTTTATACGATCTTCATCCCGAAAACCCTCAACCCCGTCGCATCGACGAAATTTGTGATTCCCTGAGAAAAGGGGCGATTATGTTATATCCTACCGATACAGTGTATGCGATCGGTTGTGATCTTAATAGTAAATCAGCCGTGCAACGGGTGCGACAATTAAAGCAATTATCTAATGATAAACCTTTGACCTTTTTATGTTCTTCTTTGTCCAATATTTCTGAATATGCCGGGGTTACAGATGAAGCTTATCGTATCATGAAACGAGTAATTCCTGGCCCATATACTTTCCTATTACCAGCGACTAAAGCTGTGCCAAAATTAGTGATGAGTCCTAAACGAAAAACCACAGGTATTCGGGTTCCTGATCATCCCATTTGTCAAGCTATTTTAACAGAATTAAATAATCCGATTATTTCGACTTCTGCTCATTTACCAGACGAAGAGGGAGAGTTTCCCACCATTGGTTTAGAAAAAGCGAGATTGTTTGATATATTAGAAAGTCAGGTTGATATGATTATTGATAATAGTTTAGAACCAGGTTTTGATGTGTCTACTATTTTAGATATGACTTCTGATCCTCCTTCTATTATTCGTCAAGGGTTGGGATGGGAAGCGTTACAAAATTGGGTGACAGTGGAAGTTTAA
- a CDS encoding response regulator transcription factor yields the protein MKILIVEDEMEIAKIIQTTLERESFDCMVAYDGLTALDLFQQQAPDLIILDLMLPKLDGLEVCTRIRQKVNTKDPYILMLTAKGEEIDRVIGLSTGADDYLVKPFSPIELVARVRALLRRSLRHGGSQNNVYETPHFMVDLDKHSAVKKLEDNTEDTLELTTLEFNLLSTFMSYPGRVWSRTQLIDKLWGNDFFGDERVVDTHVRRLRKKIEPDTANPTFIKTVVGVGYKFEDETSS from the coding sequence ATGAAAATATTAATTGTTGAAGACGAAATGGAAATCGCTAAAATCATCCAAACCACATTAGAAAGAGAATCTTTTGATTGTATGGTTGCTTATGACGGGTTAACGGCTTTAGATTTATTCCAACAACAAGCACCGGATCTGATTATTTTAGATTTAATGTTACCTAAATTAGATGGGTTAGAAGTTTGTACCCGTATTCGTCAAAAAGTTAACACGAAAGACCCTTATATTTTGATGTTAACCGCAAAAGGAGAAGAAATAGACCGAGTCATTGGCCTATCAACCGGGGCCGATGATTATTTAGTGAAACCCTTTAGTCCCATTGAATTAGTTGCTAGAGTTCGTGCCTTATTGAGACGAAGTTTAAGACACGGTGGAAGCCAAAATAATGTTTATGAAACTCCTCATTTTATGGTTGATTTGGACAAACATTCAGCTGTCAAAAAATTAGAGGATAACACCGAAGATACACTAGAATTAACCACCTTAGAATTTAACTTATTATCCACATTTATGAGTTATCCAGGAAGAGTCTGGAGTCGAACGCAACTCATCGACAAATTATGGGGAAATGACTTTTTTGGGGATGAAAGAGTGGTGGATACTCATGTCAGAAGACTCCGCAAAAAAATTGAACCTGACACCGCCAACCCGACTTTTATCAAAACCGTTGTCGGAGTGGGATATAAATTTGAAGATGAAACGTCAAGTTAA
- a CDS encoding retropepsin-like aspartic protease family protein encodes MAVKQILSTSIVVTGMVLSSSFVPTQAQQSCFLQGANGQNIDLGHLCGGGSNSSQPSASPKTGVFTVPIKRRDSGIPVVDVTFNGRHTFEMLFDTGASGITISTGMAEAMGIKAQAGAFSQTAGGVVPIGLSTVSSVKAGELTSSNLQVAINPSLPIGLLGQTFYGHYDVVIKEDRIELRTR; translated from the coding sequence ATGGCTGTTAAACAAATTCTTAGTACCAGTATTGTCGTCACAGGGATGGTGTTGAGTTCCTCTTTCGTACCAACCCAAGCGCAACAATCTTGTTTTTTACAAGGGGCTAATGGTCAAAATATTGATCTTGGTCATCTTTGTGGTGGTGGTTCTAACTCTTCCCAACCTTCGGCTTCCCCTAAAACCGGAGTATTTACTGTTCCTATCAAACGCAGAGATTCTGGTATTCCAGTAGTTGATGTGACTTTTAATGGGCGACATACTTTTGAAATGTTATTTGATACTGGGGCGAGTGGCATTACCATTAGTACGGGTATGGCTGAGGCAATGGGGATAAAAGCCCAAGCCGGGGCCTTTTCCCAAACTGCCGGGGGTGTAGTTCCCATTGGTCTGAGTACAGTATCTTCGGTCAAAGCAGGGGAACTCACCTCTTCTAATTTGCAAGTGGCCATTAATCCCTCTTTACCTATTGGACTGTTAGGACAGACATTTTATGGTCATTATGATGTGGTAATTAAAGAGGATAGGATTGAATTACGCACCAGATAA
- the rfbC gene encoding dTDP-4-dehydrorhamnose 3,5-epimerase — protein sequence MNVIQTKIPDVVIIEPRVFGDDRGFFYESYNQKAFTEATGIERNFVQDNHSRSQKNVLRGLHYQIQQPQGKLVRVVVGEVLDVAVDIRKSSPTFGQWVSCLLSEENKRQFWVPEGFAHGFVVLSDAAEFLYKTTDYYAPQYERSILWNDPDLAIDWQLKDEPKLSKKDQEGLPFKAAEFFD from the coding sequence ATGAATGTAATTCAAACAAAAATTCCTGATGTTGTTATTATTGAACCTCGTGTCTTTGGTGATGACCGTGGCTTTTTTTATGAAAGTTATAATCAAAAAGCTTTCACAGAAGCAACAGGAATAGAACGAAATTTTGTACAGGATAATCATTCGCGATCACAAAAAAATGTCCTCCGAGGACTTCATTATCAAATTCAACAACCTCAAGGAAAATTAGTCCGTGTTGTGGTGGGTGAAGTGTTAGATGTTGCGGTGGATATTCGTAAAAGTTCCCCGACTTTTGGTCAGTGGGTAAGCTGTCTATTAAGTGAAGAAAATAAGCGTCAGTTTTGGGTTCCTGAAGGGTTTGCTCACGGGTTTGTTGTTTTATCTGATGCTGCTGAATTTTTATACAAAACCACTGATTATTATGCTCCACAATATGAAAGAAGTATTTTATGGAATGATCCCGATCTCGCCATCGACTGGCAATTAAAAGACGAACCCAAATTATCTAAAAAAGATCAAGAAGGTTTACCTTTTAAAGCAGCAGAATTCTTTGATTAA